From Sinorhizobium fredii:
CCCTGCCATGATCCGGCGGAATCGCCGGAAAAGTGTGTGACGTTATGGCTTCATCATCGCTGTGGGTGCACTGTATTGTTCACCCTTCATCATCAAGGCCCAAATGACCCTTGCCATCTTGTTCGCCATCGCCGTGGCGACAACCTTGAACGGACGCCGCTGCTGAAGGGCGGCCACCCACGGCGGCATTCCAAAGCCATTCCGCGAAAGCTTCAGGATTGCCATGGCACCGACGACCAATAGCGAGCGGAGCTGAGGATTTCCGCGTTTCGAGATCGAACCGAGTTTCTCCTTTCCGCCGCTCGAGCTGGACCTTGGTGTCAAGCCGATCCAGGCAGCGAAGTCCCTGCCGCGTCGAAAGCCCCCGGGATGGGGCACTGCCGCCCTCACTGTCGCTGCTGTGATCGGACCGACACCAGGAATTGCTGTCAGGCGCCGCGCGACTTCATCCTGCCTCACCGTGGCAACGATCTTGCGCTCCAGGGCGGCAATCTTCTCATTGAGGGTTTCGATCTGGTCTGCGATCTCGGCTAGCGCCTCTCTCGCCGTTGCCGGCAGCCTGTCGTCGGCATCGTCTCGTATGATCGCAATCAGCTTGCCGCAGCTCTTCGCGCCGGCCGCGGCAATTACCCCCAGCTGGGCCATGTGACCACGCAGGGCATTGATGGATTGTGTTCGTTGTCGCGTGAGCAAGTCGCGAGTTCTCAAGATGATCGCCGCGGCCTGCTCCTGCCGCCCTTTGACTGCAACGTACCGCATCGTTGGGCGGGTCACGGCTTCGCAGATCGCCTCGGCGTCCGCCGCATCCGTCTTATTCCGTTTGACATAAGCTTTCACATAGGCGGCTGGCATCAAGCGCACTGTGTGCCCCATTGCCCCAATCTCCTGAGCCCAATAGTGCGCACTTCCACACGCCTCCATACCCACGAGACAGGGCGGCAACCTTTCAAAGAAAGCCAAGACCTGCGATCGGCGTAAGGCGCGCCGAACTATCACATCTCCAACTGCATTCACGGCATGAACCTGGAACGTGTTCTTCGCCAGATCCAGTCCTACGGTTGCTATACCTTCCATGGCGTATGTCCCCTTCTTGATGCAGTCGCTTCGAGAACCAGCATAGTCATTTTCCGCGACGGCTCGGAGGGCCGTTCCACACCATCAAACTCCCCTTCCCGCCCGGGTGTTCTTGCGTTTCAGGAACCGTTTTGCATCAAATTGCTTCACACTTGGGGGCTCAAGCCGATGTTTTCAAAATCAGCAAAAATTCGGCAAACTCTTAGTAAGTAAGGGCGTTCTCGGTCTAACACAAGCCTTACAGGCTTTTGCGTGTAGCACGTTGTTGCACCCTTTTGGTTTATGAGGTTATTTTTCAAATGGCGGAATCACTCGTGATTCCGGCGCCCACGCATTCTGATCAAATTTCACGGAGATGACAGGCCCGACCAGAAAAGAAAAACCGCTCCCGAACAAGTCCGGAAGCGGGGGTCAAAGAGTAGATAAATAAGCCGAATCCTTTCTCGCAGACCCTCCCTTCCCTGTCAATTGCAAAAGCACCTTTTCGGTGAACGGCGAAGCTTTGCCTGGTCCCTAAGCGGAGACGAGAGAATACCCAAAGGCATCAGCGGCCGATCGGCCGCAGGATAACGCCGCAGCGTGCGCAATACCGGCGTCTGGCCGAGTCGGCGGAGATCGGAACCGTAACGCGTGCTCAATTGGCCGTGCTTGCGCAAAGCCTGACATGCACAGGGCTAATCAACGGGACCAAAAGCCACCTGTTGGTGGCGCTGATCAACACGACCCCCGCCGAATCGTTCGACAAGTCCGGCAGGCCGATCGTTTTCAAGTCCAACCAGCAACTGGCCTTTGAGATCGGCCGGTCGATCGGTCGCGTCAGCCGGATGCTGTCGCGCCTGTTCGACGCTGGTCTGATCACGATGCAGGACAGCGGCAACTATAAGCGCTATCCGATCCGCAACGGCGACGCCGAGATCACGGACGGTTGCGGGATCGACCTTCGAATCCTGATCGTTCGATGTGCCGAACTCGACGAGCTCGTGAGACAGGTTCGGGCTGAGAAGAAAGCTGCCGACGCTGCGCTGCGGCGCTATCGTGGGGCGCTTCGCAATGCCCGCTATGCCCTTTCGGCAGCAGCAGAGCTTTCCGGACAGATATTGGATCGCATCCGATCCCGCATTGAGCGCGTAAGCAACTTTGTCGGAGCTGCCGGTAAGGCCACCAGCGAGATCCTGCGCCGCGCAATCGCCATTTTGGAGTTGCTTGTGGAGCGGCTGATGCATCTCCCCCGCCGGTCTGCAAAGGTGTCGGAAACCAAGAATATGACATGCCCGCATGTCGAAAACGGCATGCACATACAGATTACAACCCCTCATCCCTTTGACGATAGTAGTAAGGAACGGCGTTCGGCTAACGCCGAACAACCTAATTCGCTTAAGGCTGGCTCCGCCAGCAAATGGGCTTTTGAAAAAAGCCTGAGGCGACGCCGGAGCGAAAGCAACCAGCCACGGCGCTTGCAGCAGGCAATGGTGGCATTGCAAGACGTGCTTAGGGCGGTGCCAGCGCTGAAGACCTACGGGTTTGCCCCCAGCAGTTGGGCCGACCTGGCGCGGGCCGTCCCGCTGATGTGTCGCTTTGCCGGGATCTCCGAGGATGCCCGCGCCCGCGCCGTCGAGCAGATGGGTGAGCAGCAAGCCGCCGTCGCGGTCGCCGTGACACTCGAGAAATACGACCGGCAGGACGTGACTTCGCCGGGAGGCTATTTGCGGGCCATGACGGACCGCGCTAGAGCGGGCGAATTGCATCTCGCCCGCTCTGTCTTCGGGCTCGCCGCCCGAAATTCCATGGAGGTCAGACATTGAGACGTAACGCTTTGCCGGCGCTATTAGCCACCCTAGTCATCTTACACGGTTCGGCGGAGGCCGCCGATTATTCCGGCCGTGCGCGTGTGATCGATGGCGACACCATCAGTATCAGGAATCAGCGGATCAGGATCGCAGCCATCGATGCTTGCGAGCGCGACCAGACCGGATTGAGAGATGGGAAGGTTTGGCGCTGTGGCGTCGCAGCCCGCAGCTATCTGGGAAAGATGGTCGACGGCCAGCATGTTCGCTGCAACATCATCGATCGGGATCAGTATCACCGCCTGGTGGGCCAGTGCTTCATTGGAGACGTCGATATCGGCCTTTCGATGGTGAAGGCAGGACTGGCGGAGGCAATGCTACGGTATCTGCCGGCAACCCACTCGATCAGCGAGGTCGAGTACGGCCAGGCCGAGAACCGCGCCCGCGATAATGGCTTTGGCATGTGGTCGGCCGAGATCGAGAGCCCGCACGTCTATCGTCGTTCCAAACCTTCCGGGAACCAATGACCTGCGAGATAGCCAATACGGAGCAGTGGCGCCGACGGCGCGCGAAGCATATTGCTCCAGTGTCGCCATTGGTAATCACCGGAAAACCTGTTGATCAGGTCGCGTCATTGCATCATATTGGCGCAGATTGTGCGGTTGGTACGTCGCTGACAAACGGGGAAACGTTGCCAAAACGGTTCAAGCCACACTCCTCCAAGGCGGTTGCTTGTGACGCTCGTTCGCACGTCGACGCGGTTTACGCAAAGCGGACGCCACAAAAATTTCCCCGCCTTCGGCTTCCTCGCGAAACAAATTTTTGGCGTCCTCTCGCCTCCTCCGCTCACGCTCCGGCCTACGGTGCGCACCGCTTTCCGCCGTGCCTTTGGAACGATCATCGCAACCACCAAAGAGGAGTGAAAGACATGAACATCACCAACTACATCCAGTTCGACGGCGACAACCTCGACACCGCAAAGGGCGCCGGCCTCATCTCCACTATCGACCGCGACATGGACATCAAGGTCGTGCCGTTCGAGTCCGACAATGAAAAGGCCCCGACGCACCGCGTCTACGCCAAATCACCGCGCGGCCATGACATCGAGGTCGGTGGCATCTGGAAGAAAGAGAACCAGGACGGCAAGCCGTACT
This genomic window contains:
- a CDS encoding thermonuclease family protein codes for the protein MPALLATLVILHGSAEAADYSGRARVIDGDTISIRNQRIRIAAIDACERDQTGLRDGKVWRCGVAARSYLGKMVDGQHVRCNIIDRDQYHRLVGQCFIGDVDIGLSMVKAGLAEAMLRYLPATHSISEVEYGQAENRARDNGFGMWSAEIESPHVYRRSKPSGNQ
- the repC gene encoding plasmid replication protein RepC; its protein translation is MVPKRRRENTQRHQRPIGRRITPQRAQYRRLAESAEIGTVTRAQLAVLAQSLTCTGLINGTKSHLLVALINTTPAESFDKSGRPIVFKSNQQLAFEIGRSIGRVSRMLSRLFDAGLITMQDSGNYKRYPIRNGDAEITDGCGIDLRILIVRCAELDELVRQVRAEKKAADAALRRYRGALRNARYALSAAAELSGQILDRIRSRIERVSNFVGAAGKATSEILRRAIAILELLVERLMHLPRRSAKVSETKNMTCPHVENGMHIQITTPHPFDDSSKERRSANAEQPNSLKAGSASKWAFEKSLRRRRSESNQPRRLQQAMVALQDVLRAVPALKTYGFAPSSWADLARAVPLMCRFAGISEDARARAVEQMGEQQAAVAVAVTLEKYDRQDVTSPGGYLRAMTDRARAGELHLARSVFGLAARNSMEVRH
- a CDS encoding IS110 family transposase; its protein translation is MEGIATVGLDLAKNTFQVHAVNAVGDVIVRRALRRSQVLAFFERLPPCLVGMEACGSAHYWAQEIGAMGHTVRLMPAAYVKAYVKRNKTDAADAEAICEAVTRPTMRYVAVKGRQEQAAAIILRTRDLLTRQRTQSINALRGHMAQLGVIAAAGAKSCGKLIAIIRDDADDRLPATAREALAEIADQIETLNEKIAALERKIVATVRQDEVARRLTAIPGVGPITAATVRAAVPHPGGFRRGRDFAAWIGLTPRSSSSGGKEKLGSISKRGNPQLRSLLVVGAMAILKLSRNGFGMPPWVAALQQRRPFKVVATAMANKMARVIWALMMKGEQYSAPTAMMKP
- a CDS encoding DUF736 family protein, encoding MNITNYIQFDGDNLDTAKGAGLISTIDRDMDIKVVPFESDNEKAPTHRVYAKSPRGHDIEVGGIWKKENQDGKPYYTLSIRKLRYNANLGRFPGQDDASLQAIIEWEPRD